Proteins co-encoded in one Flavivirga eckloniae genomic window:
- a CDS encoding UDP-glucuronic acid decarboxylase family protein, whose product MKKILITGAAGFLGSHLCDRFINEGYYVIGMDNFITGDKKNLFHLEENLCFEFIEHDVTEFINIEGDLDYILHFASPASPIDYLKIPIQTLKVGSLGTHNLLGLAKAKKARILIASTSEVYGDPLVHPQTENYYGNVNTIGPRGVYDEAKRFQESITMAYHRFHGLETRIARIFNTYGPRMRLNDGRVIPAFIGQALRGEDLTIFGDGSQTRSFCYVDDQVEGIYKLLLSSYGLPVNIGNPHEITIKEFAEEVIKLTGTTQNIVYKELPQDDPLQRQPDISLAKKQLNWEPKINREEGMARTYEYFKTLSKEELFKSEHKDFKNHIKK is encoded by the coding sequence ATGAAAAAAATCCTAATTACAGGAGCAGCAGGTTTTTTAGGATCACATTTATGCGATCGATTTATAAACGAAGGTTATTATGTTATTGGAATGGATAATTTTATTACTGGAGATAAAAAGAACCTGTTTCATTTAGAAGAAAATTTGTGTTTTGAATTTATAGAACATGATGTGACAGAATTTATTAATATCGAAGGGGATTTAGATTATATTTTGCATTTTGCTTCACCGGCGAGCCCTATAGATTATTTAAAGATTCCAATTCAGACGTTAAAAGTAGGTTCTTTAGGTACTCATAATCTTTTAGGTTTAGCTAAAGCCAAAAAGGCAAGAATTCTCATTGCTTCAACATCTGAAGTGTATGGAGACCCTTTAGTTCATCCACAAACAGAAAACTATTATGGCAATGTCAATACCATTGGTCCAAGGGGAGTTTATGACGAAGCTAAACGATTTCAAGAATCTATAACTATGGCATATCATAGATTTCATGGGTTAGAAACACGTATTGCTCGCATATTTAACACTTATGGTCCTAGAATGCGTCTTAATGATGGTAGGGTTATCCCTGCATTTATAGGGCAGGCATTGCGTGGTGAAGATTTAACTATATTTGGGGATGGTTCTCAAACAAGATCCTTTTGTTATGTTGATGATCAGGTTGAAGGAATATATAAATTACTATTAAGCAGTTACGGTTTACCGGTAAATATTGGTAACCCCCATGAGATTACTATTAAAGAATTTGCAGAAGAGGTTATTAAGCTTACAGGAACTACTCAAAATATAGTATATAAAGAATTACCGCAAGATGATCCATTACAAAGGCAGCCAGATATATCTTTAGCTAAAAAACAATTAAACTGGGAGCCAAAAATTAACAGGGAAGAAGGCATGGCAAGAACTTATGAATACTTTAAGACATTATCAAAAGAAGAATTATTCAAAAGTGAACATAAAGACTTTAAAAATCATATAAAAAAGTAA
- a CDS encoding PI-PLC domain-containing protein: MIEYIAHRINTIKELNELPESFGVEIDLRDDLNGNIYISHDPFVSGELFERYLKAYKHGTMILNVKSERIEGEILCLLKKYNIQKYFFLDSSFPMIYLLSKKGEENIAIRFSEFEGLDTVRAMQGKVKWIWVDCFTKLPLNFKIFKELKSMGYKLCLVSPELQGRESDILTYKDYLKRERITFDAICTKYKNVVKWEV, translated from the coding sequence ATGATAGAATATATTGCTCATAGAATTAATACCATCAAAGAGCTAAATGAGTTACCAGAAAGTTTTGGTGTAGAAATTGACTTAAGAGATGATTTAAATGGCAATATATATATAAGCCATGATCCTTTTGTCTCTGGAGAGTTATTTGAACGATACTTAAAGGCTTATAAACACGGAACAATGATTCTAAACGTTAAAAGTGAACGTATAGAAGGAGAAATATTATGTTTACTTAAAAAATATAATATTCAGAAATATTTTTTTTTAGATAGCTCTTTTCCAATGATTTATTTATTATCAAAAAAAGGAGAAGAGAATATAGCTATCAGGTTTTCTGAATTTGAAGGACTCGATACTGTAAGAGCCATGCAAGGAAAAGTAAAATGGATTTGGGTAGATTGCTTTACTAAATTACCACTCAATTTTAAGATTTTTAAAGAGCTTAAATCTATGGGTTATAAGTTGTGTTTAGTATCGCCAGAATTGCAAGGTAGAGAAAGTGATATCTTAACTTATAAAGACTATTTAAAACGAGAAAGAATAACCTTCGATGCAATTTGCACCAAATACAAAAATGTTGTAAAATGGGAAGTATAA
- a CDS encoding GtrA family protein, whose product MGIIKFDPKIKKQLLRFVCVGVLAVFVDFIVYFMFVELTDIKYAVAKFISFFSGTIVSYLINKLWTFEQKQRSPKQFWMFMILYIITLGVNVTVNTMVLSILKNTLLAFLCATGTSTILNFMGQKYWVFKEN is encoded by the coding sequence ATGGGAATAATAAAGTTTGATCCAAAAATAAAAAAACAATTGCTAAGATTCGTATGCGTAGGTGTTTTGGCTGTTTTTGTAGATTTTATAGTTTATTTTATGTTTGTCGAACTTACAGATATAAAATATGCTGTTGCAAAATTTATTTCATTTTTTTCTGGAACAATAGTTTCTTATCTAATTAATAAATTATGGACTTTTGAACAAAAACAGAGATCACCGAAGCAGTTTTGGATGTTTATGATATTATACATAATTACTTTGGGCGTTAATGTTACGGTAAATACTATGGTTTTAAGTATTTTAAAAAACACCTTGTTAGCCTTTTTATGTGCTACGGGAACGAGTACTATTTTAAATTTTATGGGTCAAAAATATTGGGTTTTTAAAGAAAATTAG
- a CDS encoding glycosyltransferase family 2 protein, translated as MKLSIVVPCYNESKNIQLILSRFNDVIDRSDIEVILVNNGSTDDSTNVFERLLPNYSFAKLVKVEKNIGYGFGVISGLHEAKGEYIGWTHADMQTDPKDVIKAIEIIENQDKKQVYIKGNRKGRPFLDQFFTSGMSFFETIYMGKKLWDINAQPNIFHRTFFKQWENAPNDFSLDLYALYYAKKLKIKIIRFDVLFPERIHGSSSWNTGIKSKWKFIKRTFDFSFKLKKSLK; from the coding sequence ATGAAATTATCAATAGTGGTACCTTGTTACAATGAATCAAAAAATATCCAATTAATACTTTCTAGGTTTAATGATGTCATTGATAGAAGTGATATTGAAGTTATTTTAGTAAATAATGGGTCGACCGATGATAGTACAAATGTTTTTGAAAGATTATTACCAAATTATTCTTTTGCTAAACTTGTAAAAGTTGAAAAAAATATTGGATATGGTTTTGGGGTTATATCTGGCTTACATGAGGCGAAGGGAGAATATATAGGATGGACACATGCCGATATGCAAACTGACCCTAAGGACGTTATTAAAGCTATAGAGATTATTGAAAATCAGGACAAAAAACAGGTATACATAAAAGGAAACCGAAAAGGGAGACCGTTTTTGGATCAGTTTTTTACTTCAGGAATGAGCTTTTTCGAAACCATATATATGGGAAAAAAACTCTGGGATATTAATGCACAACCTAACATTTTTCACAGAACATTTTTTAAACAATGGGAAAATGCGCCAAATGATTTTTCCTTAGACCTCTATGCGCTATATTACGCCAAAAAACTAAAAATTAAAATCATAAGGTTTGATGTTTTATTTCCAGAGAGAATCCACGGATCATCCTCTTGGAACACGGGTATAAAATCTAAGTGGAAATTTATTAAAAGAACATTTGATTTTAGTTTTAAATTGAAAAAAAGCTTAAAATGA
- a CDS encoding bi-domain-containing oxidoreductase has protein sequence MKQVIQNFKTGELYVDQVPKPSISNNMVLVENKFSLISAGTERGTVKVGKASLIGKAKQRPDLVAQVLQNIKKEGLKATIDKVKTKLDSLKALGYSTSGVVLTSLDSESKFRPGDRVACAGQDYASHSEIVGVPQNLVAKIPDNVSFKEASFTTLGAIALQGVRQAEPRLGDKVCVIGLGLLGQLTVQLLRANGCQVYGIDLSKNLVDLAIGSGAEEALLRNDPNLLTSIDSFTEGHGFDSVIITAAAPSNDPIELSAIISRKKGKVVVVGAVKMDIPRDPDFYRKELELKMSCSYGPGRYDTKYEEDGEDYPYAYVRYTEQRNMETFLSLISQGAIKLENLITHVFNIDEAEKAYDIVLGKTEEPHIGILLKYSDNEDKESSLVSLNSSSSISDINVGFIGAGSFAQSYLIPHVKKQGASLDTVVTTKGISAKNVGSKFEFDKASSDAKDVLDNSKINTVFIATPHNSHSSYVIEALKAGKHVFVEKPLAMNLDELEKVKEVYLNSESKLMVGFNRRFSLIAEKINETFSKNSEAKVINIRINAGFLPKEHWTQNPNIGGGRVIGEMCHFIDLMQFFTSSKPIKVYAACIKTENTKLTPEDNISITVSFEDGSIGNLLYLGNGDKSLPKELVEVFSGGKIGRIHDFRSGEIHESNKISKLKIDGKGHKQEVEAFIDSLKSNKDSPIPFESIYLTTLTTFKILDSIATGLPQEI, from the coding sequence ATGAAACAAGTTATACAAAATTTTAAAACAGGAGAACTTTATGTCGATCAGGTTCCAAAACCTTCAATTTCTAATAATATGGTGTTGGTAGAGAATAAATTTTCCTTAATTAGTGCAGGAACAGAAAGGGGAACTGTAAAAGTTGGAAAAGCGAGTCTTATAGGAAAAGCTAAACAACGACCAGACTTAGTGGCTCAAGTACTTCAAAATATTAAAAAAGAGGGACTAAAAGCTACTATTGATAAAGTTAAGACTAAGTTGGATTCCTTAAAAGCACTAGGGTATAGTACTTCTGGGGTAGTTCTAACCTCATTGGATAGTGAAAGTAAGTTTAGACCTGGGGATCGAGTTGCATGCGCTGGTCAAGATTATGCATCTCATTCTGAGATTGTTGGGGTGCCCCAAAACCTTGTGGCAAAAATACCAGATAACGTATCCTTTAAGGAAGCTAGTTTTACAACATTAGGCGCAATTGCTTTACAAGGAGTACGACAAGCAGAACCAAGGCTGGGAGACAAGGTATGTGTTATAGGTTTAGGATTGCTTGGACAGCTTACTGTCCAATTGTTACGAGCAAACGGATGTCAGGTTTATGGAATAGACTTATCTAAAAATTTGGTTGACCTAGCAATAGGAAGTGGTGCGGAAGAGGCTCTTTTAAGAAATGATCCTAACTTGCTTACGTCAATAGATAGTTTTACTGAAGGACATGGTTTTGATAGTGTTATTATTACCGCAGCTGCACCTTCTAATGATCCTATTGAACTTTCTGCTATTATTAGTAGAAAAAAGGGAAAAGTTGTTGTTGTAGGAGCTGTAAAAATGGATATACCAAGAGATCCTGATTTTTATCGCAAAGAGTTAGAATTGAAAATGTCATGTTCTTATGGGCCTGGCCGTTATGATACAAAATACGAAGAAGATGGTGAAGATTATCCTTATGCTTATGTTCGATATACTGAACAAAGAAATATGGAGACTTTTTTAAGTTTAATTTCTCAAGGAGCTATTAAACTAGAGAATCTTATTACACATGTTTTCAATATAGATGAAGCTGAGAAAGCATATGACATTGTGCTAGGTAAAACTGAAGAACCTCACATTGGGATTTTATTAAAGTATAGTGATAATGAAGACAAAGAAAGTAGTTTAGTTTCTTTAAATTCAAGTTCAAGTATTAGCGATATTAATGTTGGATTTATAGGAGCAGGGAGTTTTGCGCAAAGTTATTTAATTCCTCATGTAAAAAAACAAGGGGCTTCTTTAGACACAGTAGTCACAACTAAAGGGATTTCAGCAAAAAATGTAGGTTCGAAATTTGAATTTGACAAAGCATCCTCTGATGCTAAAGATGTTTTAGATAATTCAAAAATAAATACTGTTTTTATTGCAACACCACACAATTCACATAGTTCTTATGTTATAGAAGCTTTAAAGGCAGGGAAGCACGTCTTTGTAGAAAAACCTTTAGCCATGAATTTAGATGAATTAGAAAAAGTTAAGGAGGTTTACTTAAACAGTGAATCGAAATTAATGGTAGGTTTTAATAGAAGGTTTTCTTTAATTGCAGAAAAAATCAATGAAACTTTCTCTAAAAATAGTGAGGCTAAGGTTATTAATATTAGAATAAATGCTGGTTTTTTACCCAAAGAGCATTGGACACAGAATCCAAACATTGGAGGAGGTCGAGTAATAGGGGAAATGTGCCATTTTATTGATTTAATGCAATTTTTTACTTCATCAAAGCCAATTAAAGTATATGCTGCATGTATTAAAACAGAAAATACTAAATTGACTCCCGAAGATAATATCTCAATAACTGTTTCTTTTGAAGATGGCTCAATTGGAAACTTATTGTACTTAGGAAATGGAGATAAATCTTTGCCAAAAGAATTAGTGGAGGTATTCTCTGGTGGTAAAATTGGAAGAATCCATGATTTTAGGAGTGGTGAAATACATGAATCTAATAAAATATCAAAGTTAAAAATCGATGGAAAGGGTCACAAACAAGAGGTAGAAGCCTTTATAGATTCCTTAAAGTCAAATAAAGATTCTCCTATTCCTTTTGAATCGATTTATTTGACAACATTAACCACATTTAAGATTTTGGATAGTATTGCTACGGGTCTGCCTCAAGAAATTTAG
- a CDS encoding WecB/TagA/CpsF family glycosyltransferase, with product MKKINILNTSIHNLSMEETLQSIEFAIENNRQLHHVVVNAGKIVAMQSDLRLRQSVNECDLINADGQAVVWASKILKKPLQERVAGIDLMINLVELANKKNYKIFFFGAKESIVKEVVNDYSNQYSPDIIAGYRNGYFKKEEEKEIANQIVNSGANILFVAISSPTKENFLYENREVLKKVNFVMGVGGSFDVVAGLVKRAPLWMQKYGLEWFYRFIQEPKRMWKRYLVGNAKFILLVFKERFLKGSKV from the coding sequence ATGAAAAAGATTAATATCTTAAATACTTCAATTCATAACCTTTCGATGGAAGAAACACTTCAATCTATCGAATTTGCAATTGAAAATAATCGACAGTTACATCACGTAGTTGTAAACGCTGGTAAAATTGTAGCAATGCAATCTGATCTTCGACTAAGACAGAGTGTGAACGAATGTGACTTAATTAATGCTGATGGACAGGCTGTAGTATGGGCGTCAAAGATTTTGAAGAAACCATTACAAGAACGTGTTGCAGGAATTGATCTAATGATTAATTTAGTAGAACTAGCTAATAAAAAGAATTACAAAATTTTCTTTTTTGGAGCCAAAGAAAGCATTGTGAAAGAAGTTGTTAATGATTATTCGAATCAATATTCCCCTGATATTATTGCAGGTTATAGAAATGGATATTTTAAAAAAGAAGAAGAAAAAGAAATAGCCAATCAAATAGTTAATAGTGGAGCAAACATTTTATTCGTAGCAATTAGCTCTCCAACTAAGGAGAATTTTTTATATGAAAACAGGGAGGTTTTAAAAAAAGTAAACTTTGTAATGGGTGTTGGTGGGAGTTTTGATGTCGTTGCAGGACTCGTTAAACGAGCGCCATTGTGGATGCAAAAATATGGATTAGAATGGTTCTATAGGTTTATTCAAGAACCGAAGCGTATGTGGAAGCGTTATTTAGTAGGAAATGCGAAGTTTATTTTATTAGTTTTTAAGGAGAGATTTTTAAAAGGATCAAAGGTGTAA
- a CDS encoding glycoside hydrolase family protein, with translation MNIDKSFLKLKIYCEESNFKGWDPYDGLNSWLIQKTFFGKSRFFRLAWIQFFKRSPLNFRKLLGIEKAYNPKGLGLFLIGYCNLYKIKKSPEYLEKINFLTSKILELKTKGYSGACWGYNFDWQARAFFQPKYTPTVVATSFIVEALLEAYQITKEKVLLDTAISSTEFILNDLNKSFDADKDYTLSYSPLDNTQVYNAGLLGAKLLCFVYKYNGNKLLLNEAKKIVSYVCKRQQENGAWSYGTLPFHAWIDNFHTGYNLECINTYQQTSKDYSFKNYIDKGLKYYLETFFTSDGVSKYYNDKTYPIDIHAPAQFIVTLKKLNILSKEKTMADKVLDWTVENMQSSKGYFYYQKRKTATSKIPYIRWAQSWMFYAFSYYFLEFKKENEKD, from the coding sequence ATGAATATTGATAAAAGCTTTCTTAAATTAAAAATTTATTGTGAAGAAAGTAATTTTAAAGGTTGGGATCCATATGACGGGCTTAATAGTTGGTTAATTCAAAAAACTTTTTTTGGTAAATCAAGATTTTTTAGGCTAGCTTGGATTCAATTTTTCAAACGAAGCCCTTTAAACTTTAGAAAATTATTAGGAATAGAAAAAGCTTACAATCCTAAAGGCTTAGGGCTTTTTTTAATTGGTTATTGCAATCTTTACAAAATTAAAAAGAGTCCAGAATATTTAGAAAAGATTAATTTTCTTACGAGTAAAATTCTAGAACTAAAAACTAAGGGATACTCGGGTGCATGTTGGGGTTATAATTTTGATTGGCAAGCACGTGCTTTTTTTCAACCAAAGTATACGCCAACTGTGGTTGCAACTTCTTTTATTGTTGAAGCATTATTAGAAGCATACCAAATAACCAAAGAAAAAGTATTATTAGATACGGCCATAAGCAGTACAGAGTTCATACTAAATGACTTAAATAAATCATTTGATGCAGATAAAGATTATACATTGTCTTATTCTCCATTAGATAATACTCAAGTATATAATGCGGGTTTATTAGGAGCAAAGCTCTTGTGTTTTGTTTATAAATATAATGGGAATAAATTATTATTAAATGAGGCAAAAAAAATTGTTTCATACGTATGTAAAAGGCAACAAGAAAATGGAGCGTGGTCCTATGGAACATTACCTTTTCATGCTTGGATAGATAATTTTCATACAGGTTATAATTTAGAATGCATAAATACTTATCAGCAAACCTCCAAAGATTATTCATTTAAGAATTATATTGATAAAGGGTTAAAGTATTATTTAGAAACGTTTTTCACTAGTGATGGTGTTTCAAAATATTATAATGATAAAACTTATCCTATAGATATACATGCCCCAGCTCAATTCATTGTGACATTGAAGAAACTAAATATTTTATCTAAGGAAAAGACTATGGCTGATAAGGTCTTGGATTGGACAGTAGAAAACATGCAATCTTCTAAAGGGTATTTTTATTATCAAAAAAGAAAAACTGCAACATCAAAAATTCCATATATTCGTTGGGCTCAATCATGGATGTTTTATGCATTTAGTTATTATTTTTTAGAGTTTAAAAAAGAAAATGAAAAAGATTAA
- a CDS encoding NTP transferase domain-containing protein, with translation MKIIVPMSGMGQRFVNAGYKDVKPLIKINGSPIIEHVVNMFPGEEDFIFICNSKHLQETNMRTVLNKIAPKGVVVEISPHKKGPVYAVQQVQELINDEEEIIVNYCDFACYWDFQDFLSHTRNRSADGAVPAYKGFHPHMLGTTNYAFMRDDKQWMLEIKEKEPFTDNRMEEYASMGTYYFKKGAYVKKYFKQLIDEDINLNGEYYVSLIYNLLVNDKLSVSIYEIQHMLQWGTPQDVKEYKGFSDYFEEIIEERTKPKSENGSINMIPLAGKGSRFVNEGYKNPKPLIDVSGKPMIIQASNYLPIANNHIFICLEDHLKDYPLTQEIKKEFPESKIISLNEVTEGQACTCELGLKGEDLEKPLLIAACDNGMLWNEKKYETLLKNKSVDAIIWSFRDHPSSERNPEMYGWIKTEGDKVTGVSVKKAISETPRKDHAIVGTFYFRKGLHFQNALNKMYEKNTRVNGEFYVDSCIEELVNMGLNVKVFEIDNYICWGTPNDYKTYKYWQSFFHKVDWHSYRLEKDITMNKKAISVIEKEYSSFDQEWE, from the coding sequence ATGAAGATAATAGTGCCAATGTCGGGAATGGGGCAACGATTTGTGAATGCTGGTTACAAAGATGTTAAACCTTTGATTAAAATTAATGGATCACCTATTATAGAGCATGTGGTTAATATGTTTCCTGGAGAGGAAGATTTCATATTTATATGTAATAGTAAACATTTGCAGGAAACAAACATGCGAACTGTCTTGAATAAAATAGCACCAAAAGGTGTTGTGGTTGAGATATCTCCTCATAAAAAAGGCCCGGTATATGCTGTGCAACAAGTACAAGAATTGATAAATGATGAGGAAGAAATTATTGTGAATTATTGTGATTTTGCATGTTATTGGGACTTTCAAGATTTCTTGTCGCATACCCGAAATAGAAGTGCAGATGGTGCAGTTCCTGCCTATAAGGGATTTCATCCACATATGTTAGGCACCACAAATTATGCTTTTATGCGAGATGATAAACAATGGATGTTAGAAATTAAGGAAAAGGAACCTTTTACAGATAATCGTATGGAAGAATACGCATCTATGGGTACTTATTATTTTAAGAAAGGAGCTTATGTAAAAAAGTATTTCAAACAACTTATAGATGAAGATATTAATCTTAATGGAGAATATTATGTTAGTTTAATTTATAATCTTTTAGTTAACGACAAACTGTCTGTATCAATTTATGAAATTCAACACATGCTTCAATGGGGAACTCCACAAGATGTGAAAGAATACAAAGGTTTTTCTGATTATTTTGAAGAAATTATTGAAGAACGTACAAAACCTAAATCTGAAAACGGTTCAATTAATATGATTCCTTTAGCAGGAAAAGGAAGTAGATTTGTTAATGAGGGATACAAAAACCCAAAGCCTTTAATTGATGTTTCTGGGAAGCCTATGATTATTCAGGCATCCAATTATCTACCTATCGCAAATAACCATATTTTTATTTGCTTAGAAGACCACTTAAAGGACTACCCTTTAACTCAAGAAATAAAAAAAGAATTTCCTGAGTCAAAAATAATCTCTTTAAATGAAGTTACTGAAGGGCAGGCTTGTACTTGCGAATTGGGGTTAAAGGGTGAAGATCTAGAAAAACCTTTATTAATAGCCGCTTGCGATAATGGTATGTTATGGAATGAAAAAAAGTATGAAACATTACTTAAGAATAAATCTGTGGATGCTATCATATGGTCATTTAGAGATCACCCATCAAGCGAGAGAAACCCTGAAATGTACGGTTGGATAAAAACCGAAGGTGATAAAGTTACTGGTGTTAGCGTTAAAAAAGCTATTAGCGAAACCCCTCGAAAAGATCATGCAATTGTAGGCACATTCTATTTTAGAAAAGGTTTGCATTTTCAGAATGCACTAAATAAGATGTATGAAAAAAACACTAGAGTAAACGGAGAGTTTTATGTAGATAGCTGTATAGAAGAATTAGTAAATATGGGACTTAATGTAAAAGTATTTGAAATAGACAATTATATTTGCTGGGGAACACCAAACGATTATAAAACGTATAAGTATTGGCAGAGCTTTTTTCATAAAGTGGATTGGCATTCGTATAGATTGGAAAAAGATATTACTATGAATAAAAAAGCAATTTCGGTAATTGAAAAAGAGTATTCTAGTTTTGACCAAGAATGGGAATAA
- a CDS encoding UDP-glucose 6-dehydrogenase, giving the protein MNIKRICCIGAGYVGGPTMTVIAQKCPHIKLTVVDINESRIAAWNSKDLNKLPIFEPGLDKIVEEVRGRNLFFSTDIDEAINEADMIFISVNTPTKNYGKGKGMASDLKYIELCARQIAKVSRQNKIVVEKSTLPVRTASAIKSILDNTGNGVHFQILSNPEFLAEGTAIQDLLKPDRVLIGGDASTKEGEVAIQALIDVYLNWVPKEQILTTNVWSSELSKLTANAFLAQRVSSINAMSEICEKTGADIREVSKAIGMDSRIGSKFLNASVGFGGSCFQKDILNLVYIAKSYGLNEVADYWEQVVIMNEHQKKRFSDNIVSTLYNTVSGKKITFLGWAFKKNTNDTRESAAIRVADDLLNERAEISVYDPKVTEERIYEDLNYLGTRSSIENKRLLTINKDPYRACKNSHAIAILTEWDEFKNYDWKNIYKNMEKPAFVFDGRGLLNKEELEIIGFIYYNIGTGN; this is encoded by the coding sequence ATGAATATAAAAAGAATTTGTTGTATTGGTGCAGGCTATGTAGGGGGACCAACAATGACTGTCATTGCTCAAAAATGCCCACATATAAAATTAACAGTAGTTGATATTAATGAGTCTAGAATAGCTGCTTGGAATTCTAAAGATCTAAATAAGCTGCCTATATTTGAACCAGGATTAGATAAAATTGTAGAAGAAGTTAGAGGAAGAAATCTTTTTTTCTCTACAGACATTGATGAAGCTATTAATGAAGCAGACATGATTTTTATATCTGTGAATACACCTACAAAAAATTACGGAAAAGGTAAAGGAATGGCTTCAGATTTAAAGTATATAGAATTATGTGCACGTCAAATAGCTAAAGTTTCTAGGCAAAATAAAATAGTAGTAGAGAAATCTACACTACCAGTTCGGACAGCTTCGGCTATAAAAAGTATTTTAGATAACACTGGTAACGGTGTTCATTTTCAAATATTATCAAACCCAGAGTTTTTAGCTGAAGGAACTGCTATTCAAGATTTATTAAAACCAGACAGAGTATTAATTGGAGGAGATGCTTCGACCAAAGAGGGAGAGGTTGCCATTCAAGCTTTAATAGACGTATATTTAAATTGGGTTCCTAAAGAACAAATATTAACTACCAATGTTTGGTCCTCAGAACTCTCTAAACTTACAGCAAATGCCTTTTTAGCCCAACGTGTATCTTCTATAAATGCTATGTCTGAAATATGTGAAAAAACTGGAGCTGATATACGGGAGGTTTCGAAAGCTATTGGAATGGATTCTAGAATAGGTTCTAAGTTTTTAAATGCTTCAGTTGGTTTTGGAGGGTCTTGTTTTCAAAAAGACATATTAAATTTAGTTTATATAGCTAAGAGTTATGGATTAAATGAAGTTGCAGATTATTGGGAGCAAGTTGTTATTATGAATGAACATCAAAAAAAACGTTTTTCAGATAATATAGTAAGTACTTTATATAATACGGTTTCTGGAAAAAAAATAACATTTTTAGGATGGGCCTTCAAAAAAAATACGAATGATACTCGAGAATCTGCAGCCATTAGGGTTGCTGATGATTTATTAAATGAAAGAGCTGAAATATCTGTTTATGACCCTAAAGTTACTGAAGAAAGAATATATGAAGATTTAAATTACTTGGGCACGCGTTCTTCAATTGAGAATAAAAGATTATTGACTATAAATAAAGATCCGTATAGAGCTTGTAAAAATTCTCATGCTATTGCTATTTTAACTGAATGGGATGAATTTAAAAATTATGATTGGAAAAACATCTATAAAAATATGGAAAAGCCTGCTTTTGTTTTTGATGGAAGAGGTCTTTTAAACAAAGAGGAATTGGAAATAATAGGGTTTATTTATTATAATATAGGAACAGGGAATTAA